From Quercus lobata isolate SW786 chromosome 11, ValleyOak3.0 Primary Assembly, whole genome shotgun sequence:
catgcaatttaaatgttaaattttcaaaatatgtaatcatgttaatttgtttagtcaaaattgtagttttaggttacaactaagtttgtagtcaaattttgtccttaaaattTGACTACTTTAACAATACATTAGGTCCttacaaatgaaaagaaaaagcccaaaatattttttatttaactaaaattttgagagaaatgTAGCTTGTaatattgataatgagactCTTATGCAATATTGATAATAAGACTCTCATGCAATGTATGacttttatgtatttgtgtttttatttatttatttattattattttttatcaatatatagagttctctttttatatttaagtttcttaatggcCATCTTGAAAAAAGTTTCTGTAGTTGCCAATGCTATTTTCCTTTCAAAACATATAAGAGAACAAAGAAACATAAACattcaaatacaaaatttaaatattacaTAAATTCTTAAGTTTACATAGTCCAAGTCaaagaatgggaaaaaaaaaagagctagaTGTCATGGATCCTATCAAGTCCTCAATTGTCTTAGGTGTGTCTATCATATAAAGGTGGcgtttggattcaaattatCCCGCATTTgcattttgccttttttttttttttttttccacgcgTTTTGCTTTAGGGGGCAATTATTACTGTTTACGCACTGTTTATATAttgttcatgtactgtttacACATTGTTTACGGGACCCACATCCACTTTAttcaaaacaaatattaaaaatggatcccacggtactattcacatatttaaaaattattttgctacagtattttcagttttcagtttttaatttttagcaaaataagttgtatccaaacagactcaaagtattaaaaataaaacataatatgCTTGGTAAAGCAAATTAagtaaatatttaatatgaatTGGACATCAATATACTCAATATTAGTAGTAAATCCAATAGTGAAAGTATTCATGCTTGAGAATTGCACCTCAAGTTGGATAGTAATTTTGCTAGTATTTTTATCTACAACACAAAGTTTCATTATAACTTTAGTAATTGTAAACAAGGAAGACAATTCCAATAGAAATCAACCAAAGAGACACCTTATATATCTGCGGCAGTAAATGGAGGAGCGGCCATCGTGCCTTCTGATCCCCCACATTCCATCCCCACAGTCCTCCTCTGCAATTCTTCCCCAAATGGATCTTCCGCATTCGTCAACTTCTCGAGATCGACGCCGTTCTTAAATGCATAAATTTTGATAGGTTGGACCAGTTATGAGCTTGAGCCATAAGTTGGACCACCCTTTAGGGGCATCATGTTGATTACCAAGTGAGGCACATACTTCGCAATCTTTTCATTGTTTGTGGCATATTTGGGGTTCCTAGGCCATCCATTAGGCCGTTTTGGTGTTTTGGGCATTTTATGTAGCTCTCAATCAGCCAAAAATCGCAATGGGGGCTTTCTTTATTTGTGATAAGGTTTGGGCCCTTGTTGGACCAATCGTGCTTGTCTGCATTTGTGAGCCTTTTATGGCCTAAACATGAAGTCCACCAAAAATGAGTTATGAACAGAACTATTTTAGGAGACTGATAGTTTTAAGTTGTTCTTGTCGATTTTTCTTGAGTTAAACGctttcttgttttgaaaaaaaaaaaaaaaacccaagcaAGCTTCATTAGATAAACCCTTTCTAgtttaaaggaaagaaaaactcTTTTACATATATCGATGTCAAATCAGGTCATGATATATTTTAATACATGACCAACAAAGCAAGACATAATTATTAACAGAGAAGAATTCGAATAAAAAATGTGACACACAAAATCCAACTTAAAAGTACCAATCCACATACATGAATCTGTGcaaaacaaatttatagtacTTTATAATAAATACCTACAAAAAATGCGTTAATGAGACACCTCCAAAGGCACCGGCTTGGCTAGAGGCGAGTTCCGACACACCGGACATGTAGCATGCAGCTTTAACCATGAGTCCACACATTCAAGATGAAAGAGATGACCACAATCTGGTAAATCCCGCAACACGTCTGTGTCTTTATAATCAGCCAAGCATATTGAGCAACATGATGTGGTAGAGTTGGCCTTGTCCTTGTGGAGCTTTGCTTGAGCATAGATGAGTTTTGGGTACTTGTCTAGAGTGGCTTCATCGAGGCCTAGTTCGATGGTGATTGCATTTTGTTCTGCAGTTGTGAGATTACCGTTTTGGAGGGATGGCTGGACGCAATAGCAAACAATTAGTAAAATAATGATCATGATAGTGATGAAAGAGAAGAGCATAATCATATATACAAGCCCATATAGATTTTTTGAAGACATCGTTAGAATCTAAAATGAACTGGAAGAGTGGGTTGCATAGAGGAAAAAAGTTTGGGGGCTGTATTTTTGGGATGAAAAAGGACAATACGTGAGAGACTTTGATAGTGCTTGCTAG
This genomic window contains:
- the LOC115966567 gene encoding putative RING-H2 finger protein ATL71 — encoded protein: MSSKNLYGLPSLQNGNLTTAEQNAITIELGLDEATLDKYPKLIYAQAKLHKDKANSTTSCCSICLADYKDTDVLRDLPDCGHLFHLECVDSWLKLHATCPNGVDLEKLTNAEDPFGEELQRRTVGMECGGSEGTMAAPPFTAADI